One window of Chitinophagaceae bacterium genomic DNA carries:
- the rsfS gene encoding ribosome silencing factor, producing MNAIKKQSSDPIKILRDSIIMGIKEKKGEEIIIMDMRHIKNAIVDYFIICSGNSDTHLDSISSAIDDFVYQYIQKHPYSKEGTQTKEWVLIDYLDVIVHIFKKERRVFYALETLWGDAKIESIK from the coding sequence ATGAATGCAATAAAAAAACAAAGCAGTGACCCTATAAAAATACTAAGAGATTCTATTATTATGGGAATAAAAGAAAAAAAAGGAGAAGAAATAATCATCATGGATATGAGGCACATAAAAAATGCAATAGTAGATTACTTTATTATATGCAGTGGTAATTCGGATACTCATTTAGATTCTATTAGCAGCGCTATAGATGATTTTGTATATCAGTATATTCAAAAACATCCATATAGTAAGGAAGGAACTCAAACAAAAGAATGGGTATTGATAGATTATTTAGATGTAATAGTTCATATATTCAAAAAAGAGAGGAGAGTTTTTTATGCTTTAGAAACACTTTGGGGAGACGCAAAAATTGAATCTATAAAATAA